One Mus musculus strain C57BL/6J chromosome X, GRCm38.p6 C57BL/6J DNA window includes the following coding sequences:
- the Pabpc5 gene encoding polyadenylate-binding protein 5, with protein MSGEPNTAGKKKKYLKAALYVGDLDPDVTEDMLYKKFRPAGPLRFTRICRDPVTRSPLGYGYVNFRFPADAEWALNTMNFDLINGKPFRLMWSQPDDRLRKSGVGNIFIKNLDKTIDNRALFYLFSAFGNILSCKVVCDDNGSKGYAYVHFDSLAAANRAIWHMNGVRLNNRQVYVGRFKFPEERAAEVRTRERATFTNVFVKNFGDDIDDEKLNKLFSEYGPTESVKVIRDATGKSKGFGFVRYETHEAAQKAVLELHGKSIDGKVLCVGRAQKKIERLAELRRRFERLKLKEKNRPSGVPIYIKNLDETINDEKLKEEFSSFGSISRAKVMMEVGQGKGFGVVCFSSFEEACKAVDEMNGRIIGSKTLHVTLGQARHRW; from the coding sequence ATGAGTGGGGAGCCTAATACTGCTGGCAAGAAAAAGAAGTACCTCAAGGCTGCCCTGTATGTAGGTGACTTGGACCCTGACGTCACAGAGGACATGCTCTATAAGAAGTTCAGACCTGCTGGCCCTCTGCGCTTCACTAGAATCTGTCGTGACCCAGTGACCCGCAGCCCCCTGGGTTATGGTTATGTTAATTTCCGCTTTCCTGCAGATGCTGAATGGGCATTGAACACAATGAATTTTGATTTAATTAATGGTAAACCATTTCGCCTCATGTGGTCACAGCCAGATGACCGTTTAAGAAAGTCTGGAGTTGGAAATATATTCATCAAAAACTTGGATAAGACCATAGACAATAGggccttattttatttattttcggCTTTTGGGAACATTCTTTCCTGTAAAGTCGTATGTGATGACAATGGCTCTAAGGGTTATGCTTATGTCCACTTCGATAGCCTTGCTGCTGCCAATAGGGCTATCTGGCACATGAATGGAGTGCGGCTCAATAACCGCCAGGTATATGTTGGTCGATTCAAATTTCCTGAAGAGAGAGCAGCAGAAGTCAGAACCAGAGAAAGAGCAACATTTACCAATGTTTTCGTAAAAAACTTTGGAGATGACATTGATgatgaaaaactaaacaaacttTTCAGTGAATATGGGCCAACTGAGAGTGTTAAAGTCATAAGAGATGCCACTGGGAAATCTAAAGGCTTTGGATTTGTAAGatatgaaacacatgaagctgCCCAAAAGGCTGTGCTAGAACTGCATGGCAAGTCAATAGATGGGAAAGTCCTATGTGTAGGGAGAGCACAGAAGAAAATTGAACGCCTGGCTGAATTAAGGCGGAGATTTGAACGgctgaaattaaaagaaaaaaataggccTTCAGGAGTGCCTATCTATATTAAGAACTTGGATGAGACCATCAATGATGAGAAACTAAAggaggaattttcttcatttggaTCAATCAGTCGAGCCAAAGTGATGATGGAAGTGGGACAAGGAAAAGGGTTTGGTGttgtctgcttttcttcttttgaagagGCGTGCAAAGCAGTGGATGAAATGAATGGTCGCATAATAGGCTCCAAGACATTGCATGTCACTCTGGGGCAAGCTAGGCACAGGTGGTGA